A section of the Camelus dromedarius isolate mCamDro1 chromosome 14, mCamDro1.pat, whole genome shotgun sequence genome encodes:
- the EVA1B gene encoding protein eva-1 homolog B codes for MDAPRRDMELLSNSLAAYAHIRANPESFGLYFVLGVCFGLLLTLCLLVISISCAPHPRPRGPAPRRDPRSSTLEAEDDDDDDDDDDEDTVTRLGPDDTLPGPELSAEPDGPLSVNVFTSAEELERAQRLEERERILREIWRTGQPDLLGTGTLGPSPTGTGTLGRMHYY; via the exons ATGGATGCCCCCCGAAGGGACATGGAGTTGCTCAGCAACAGCCTGGCGGCCTACGCACACATCCGCG CTAACCCGGAGAGCTTTGGCCTCTACTTCGTGCTGGGCGTCTGTTTTGGCCTGCTGCTCACCCTGTGCCTACTAGTCATCAGCATCTCCTGCGCACCCCACCCACGGCCCCGGGGCCCCGCTCCGCGCCGGGACCCCCGAAGCAGCACCCTGGAGGCCGaggacgacgacgacgacgatgACGACGACGACGAGGACACCGTGACGCGCCTGGGGCCCGACGACACGCTGCCGGGCCCCGAGCTATCTGCGGAGCCCGATGGGCCCCTGAGCGTCAATGTCTTCACGTCAGCGGAGGAGCTGGAGCGGGCGCAGCGGCTGGAGGAGCGGGAACGGATCCTGCGGGAGATCTGGCGTACGGGACAGCCGGACCTGCTGGGCACTGGCACGCTGGGGCCCAGCCCCACGGGCACAGGCACCCTGGGCCGCATGCACTATTACTAA
- the SH3D21 gene encoding SH3 domain-containing protein 21 isoform X4 — MMPKTALPTVKKLVTAPTGPSKAKPSWTPSGDGQKRPSRNSRPALTGSSGSFLSGGPGHPGRRRSKIQASQQRSAANQGEEQSSLTKAPHVNKTLTLDKAPGPEKTLSLNKAHSPEKTPSLDKARSPEETPSQDKAPGPEETPSLDKAPGPEETPSQDKAPGPEETPSQDKTPGPEETPSQDKAPSPEETLTPDKVTTLEETPALEDDTPSPDRVFSVHEAPASEVPPEDGAPYPKMAPLEDEASTLGKVLTQEQVLSEGASTRDNTQLYHFSSEEALPNARSLEASEAQSQEEFHMPEAPSLCVGKHPLDKRDSSPLQCESKSKPGSMPALEKAHPQEEAAILLGEAPVKDETTPKEEKAPKEEVPPEEEVPPKEVTPAQKNSHPIMLTPGPLVTSTLHSLVLQSPTDSESDRDDIKRLKDEVEALRGSLELMGVRLEKKLTDIWEELKSEREKRQLLEVLVKRRTQESRTRDSIHVQTQTQTQTQTQTQTH, encoded by the exons ATGATGCCGAAAACAGCCCTCCCTACTGTCAAGAAGCTGGTGACAGCCCCCACTGGGCCCAGCAAAGCCAA GCCATCTTGGACACCCAGCGGAGATGGTCAGAAGCGCCCGTCCCGAAACTCCA GGCCTGCTCTCACAGGCTCCAGTGGCAGCTTCCTCAGTGGGGGTCCAGGCCACCCTGGCAGAAGGCGATCCAAAATCCAGGCTTCCCAGCAACGCTCTGCAGCCAATCAG GGCGAAGAGCAGAGCAGCCTCACAAAGGCCCCTCATGTGAATAAAACTCTGACTCTGGACAAGGCCCCTGGCCCAGAGAAGACCCTGTCTCTGAACAAGGCCCACAGCCCAGAGAAGACCCCGTCTCTGGACAAGGCCCGCAGCCCAGAGGAGACCCCATCTCAGGATAAGGCCCCCGGCCCAGAGGAGACCCCATCTCTGGACAAGGCCCCCGGCCCAGAAGAGACCCCGTCTCAGGACAAGGCCCCCGGCCCAGAGGAGACCCCGTCTCAGGACAAGACCCCCGGCCCAGAGGAGACCCCATCTCAGGACAAGGCCCCCAGCCCAGAGGAAACCTTGACTCCAGATAAGGTCACTACTCTAGAGGAAACTCCAGCTCTGGAGGACGACACCCCCAGCCCAGACAGGGTCTTCTCTGTGCACGAAGCCCCAGCCTCAGAAGTCCCACCTGAAGATGGAGCCCCTTATCCAAAGATGGCCCCTCTTGAGGACGAGGCCTCCACCCTAGGCAAGGTCTTGACCCAGGAGCAGGTGCTCTCTGAAGGGGCCTCCACCAGAGACAACACTCAGTTGTATCACTTCTCTTCAGAGGAAGCCCTGCCAAACGCCAGGTCTCTTGAGGCCAGTGAGGCTCAGTCCCAAGAGGAGTTCCACATGCCAGAGGCGCCCTCCCTCTGCGTGGGGAAACATCCCCTGGATAAAAGGGACAGCTCCCCTCTCCAGTGTGAGTCCAAGTCCAAGCCAGGGTCCATGCCTGCCCTTGAGAAGGCCCACCCCCAGGAAGAGGCTGCCATCCTCCTGGGGGAGGCACCTGTGAAGGATGAGACTACCCCCAAAGAGGAGAAGGCTCCCAAAGAAGAGGTACCCCCAGAAGAGGAAGTACCCCCCAAAGAGGTAACCCCTGCTCAGAAGAATTCACATCCTATCATGCTGACTCCAGGGCCCCTAGTGACCTCCACACTCCACTCCTTGGTCCTGCAAAGTCCCACAGACAGCGAAAGTGACAGAGACGACATAAAGAGGCTAAAGGACGAGGTGGAAGCTTTAAGGGGGTCGCTGGAGCTGATGGGGGTGCGGCTGGA AAAGAAGCTGACCGACATCTGGGAGGAGCTGAAGAGCGAAAGGGAGAAACGCCAGTtgctggag GTTCTGGTGAAGCGGAGGACTCAGGAGTCCCGTACCCGGGACTCCATCCACGTGCAGACGCAGACGCAGACGCAGACGCAGACGCAGACGCAGACGCACTAA
- the SH3D21 gene encoding SH3 domain-containing protein 21 isoform X3, producing the protein MVQSELQLLPGTGGRAEAASGGDCGSDKGGLGNPHKPSVSLDPQRPPKTTEDKGWWEGESQGRRGVFPDNFVLPPPPIKKLAPRKVVSRESAPIKELKKMMPKTALPTVKKLVTAPTGPSKAKPSWTPSGDGQKRPSRNSRPALTGSSGSFLSGGPGHPGRRRSKIQASQQRSAANQGEEQSSLTKAPHVNKTLTLDKAPGPEKTLSLNKAHSPEKTPSLDKARSPEETPSQDKAPGPEETPSLDKAPGPEETPSQDKAPGPEETPSQDKTPGPEETPSQDKAPSPEETLTPDKVTTLEETPALEDDTPSPDRVFSVHEAPASEVPPEDGAPYPKMAPLEDEASTLGKVLTQEQVLSEGASTRDNTQLYHFSSEEALPNARSLEASEAQSQEEFHMPEAPSLCVGKHPLDKRDSSPLQCESKSKPGSMPALEKAHPQEEAAILLGEAPVKDETTPKEEKAPKEEVPPEEEVPPKEVTPAQKNSHPIMLTPGPLVTSTLHSLVLQSPTDSESDRDDIKRLKDEVEALRGSLELMGVRLEKKLTDIWEELKSEREKRQLLEVLVKRRTQESRTRDSIHVQTQTQTQTQTQTQTH; encoded by the exons ATGGTGCAAAGTGAACTTCAGCTACTGCCCGGAACAGGCGGACGAGCTGAAGCTGCAAGCGGGGGAGACTGTGGAAGTGATAAAGGAG GCCTTGGTAACCCACACAAGCCTTCGGTCAGCCTTGATCCCCAGAGACCTCCCAAG ACCACAGAGGATAAGGGCTGGTGGGAAGGAGAGTCTCAAGGCAGAAGAGGAGTCTTCCCAGATAACTttgtgctccccccacccccg ATCAAGAAGCTGGCCCCACGGAAAGTGGTATCCCGGGAGTCAG CTCCTATTAAGGAACTCAAAAAGATGATGCCGAAAACAGCCCTCCCTACTGTCAAGAAGCTGGTGACAGCCCCCACTGGGCCCAGCAAAGCCAA GCCATCTTGGACACCCAGCGGAGATGGTCAGAAGCGCCCGTCCCGAAACTCCA GGCCTGCTCTCACAGGCTCCAGTGGCAGCTTCCTCAGTGGGGGTCCAGGCCACCCTGGCAGAAGGCGATCCAAAATCCAGGCTTCCCAGCAACGCTCTGCAGCCAATCAG GGCGAAGAGCAGAGCAGCCTCACAAAGGCCCCTCATGTGAATAAAACTCTGACTCTGGACAAGGCCCCTGGCCCAGAGAAGACCCTGTCTCTGAACAAGGCCCACAGCCCAGAGAAGACCCCGTCTCTGGACAAGGCCCGCAGCCCAGAGGAGACCCCATCTCAGGATAAGGCCCCCGGCCCAGAGGAGACCCCATCTCTGGACAAGGCCCCCGGCCCAGAAGAGACCCCGTCTCAGGACAAGGCCCCCGGCCCAGAGGAGACCCCGTCTCAGGACAAGACCCCCGGCCCAGAGGAGACCCCATCTCAGGACAAGGCCCCCAGCCCAGAGGAAACCTTGACTCCAGATAAGGTCACTACTCTAGAGGAAACTCCAGCTCTGGAGGACGACACCCCCAGCCCAGACAGGGTCTTCTCTGTGCACGAAGCCCCAGCCTCAGAAGTCCCACCTGAAGATGGAGCCCCTTATCCAAAGATGGCCCCTCTTGAGGACGAGGCCTCCACCCTAGGCAAGGTCTTGACCCAGGAGCAGGTGCTCTCTGAAGGGGCCTCCACCAGAGACAACACTCAGTTGTATCACTTCTCTTCAGAGGAAGCCCTGCCAAACGCCAGGTCTCTTGAGGCCAGTGAGGCTCAGTCCCAAGAGGAGTTCCACATGCCAGAGGCGCCCTCCCTCTGCGTGGGGAAACATCCCCTGGATAAAAGGGACAGCTCCCCTCTCCAGTGTGAGTCCAAGTCCAAGCCAGGGTCCATGCCTGCCCTTGAGAAGGCCCACCCCCAGGAAGAGGCTGCCATCCTCCTGGGGGAGGCACCTGTGAAGGATGAGACTACCCCCAAAGAGGAGAAGGCTCCCAAAGAAGAGGTACCCCCAGAAGAGGAAGTACCCCCCAAAGAGGTAACCCCTGCTCAGAAGAATTCACATCCTATCATGCTGACTCCAGGGCCCCTAGTGACCTCCACACTCCACTCCTTGGTCCTGCAAAGTCCCACAGACAGCGAAAGTGACAGAGACGACATAAAGAGGCTAAAGGACGAGGTGGAAGCTTTAAGGGGGTCGCTGGAGCTGATGGGGGTGCGGCTGGA AAAGAAGCTGACCGACATCTGGGAGGAGCTGAAGAGCGAAAGGGAGAAACGCCAGTtgctggag GTTCTGGTGAAGCGGAGGACTCAGGAGTCCCGTACCCGGGACTCCATCCACGTGCAGACGCAGACGCAGACGCAGACGCAGACGCAGACGCAGACGCACTAA
- the SH3D21 gene encoding SH3 domain-containing protein 21 isoform X1, whose protein sequence is MVQSELQLLPGTGGRAEAASGGDCGSDKGGLGNPHKPSVSLDPQRPPKLSSLTYDSPPDYLRTVSHPETYRVLFDYHPEAPDELALRRGDEVKVLRKTTEDKGWWEGESQGRRGVFPDNFVLPPPPIKKLAPRKVVSRESAPIKELKKMMPKTALPTVKKLVTAPTGPSKAKPSWTPSGDGQKRPSRNSRPALTGSSGSFLSGGPGHPGRRRSKIQASQQRSAANQGEEQSSLTKAPHVNKTLTLDKAPGPEKTLSLNKAHSPEKTPSLDKARSPEETPSQDKAPGPEETPSLDKAPGPEETPSQDKAPGPEETPSQDKTPGPEETPSQDKAPSPEETLTPDKVTTLEETPALEDDTPSPDRVFSVHEAPASEVPPEDGAPYPKMAPLEDEASTLGKVLTQEQVLSEGASTRDNTQLYHFSSEEALPNARSLEASEAQSQEEFHMPEAPSLCVGKHPLDKRDSSPLQCESKSKPGSMPALEKAHPQEEAAILLGEAPVKDETTPKEEKAPKEEVPPEEEVPPKEVTPAQKNSHPIMLTPGPLVTSTLHSLVLQSPTDSESDRDDIKRLKDEVEALRGSLELMGVRLEKKLTDIWEELKSEREKRQLLEVLVKRRTQESRTRDSIHVQTQTQTQTQTQTQTH, encoded by the exons ATGGTGCAAAGTGAACTTCAGCTACTGCCCGGAACAGGCGGACGAGCTGAAGCTGCAAGCGGGGGAGACTGTGGAAGTGATAAAGGAG GCCTTGGTAACCCACACAAGCCTTCGGTCAGCCTTGATCCCCAGAGACCTCCCAAG CTGAGCAGCCTGACCTATGACAGCCCTCCAGATTACCTGCGGACAG TTTCCCACCCTGAGACATACAGGGTCCTGTTTGACTACCATCCTGAGGCCCCAGACGAGTTGGCGCTTCGGAGGGGGGACGAAGTGAAAGTACTGAGGAAG ACCACAGAGGATAAGGGCTGGTGGGAAGGAGAGTCTCAAGGCAGAAGAGGAGTCTTCCCAGATAACTttgtgctccccccacccccg ATCAAGAAGCTGGCCCCACGGAAAGTGGTATCCCGGGAGTCAG CTCCTATTAAGGAACTCAAAAAGATGATGCCGAAAACAGCCCTCCCTACTGTCAAGAAGCTGGTGACAGCCCCCACTGGGCCCAGCAAAGCCAA GCCATCTTGGACACCCAGCGGAGATGGTCAGAAGCGCCCGTCCCGAAACTCCA GGCCTGCTCTCACAGGCTCCAGTGGCAGCTTCCTCAGTGGGGGTCCAGGCCACCCTGGCAGAAGGCGATCCAAAATCCAGGCTTCCCAGCAACGCTCTGCAGCCAATCAG GGCGAAGAGCAGAGCAGCCTCACAAAGGCCCCTCATGTGAATAAAACTCTGACTCTGGACAAGGCCCCTGGCCCAGAGAAGACCCTGTCTCTGAACAAGGCCCACAGCCCAGAGAAGACCCCGTCTCTGGACAAGGCCCGCAGCCCAGAGGAGACCCCATCTCAGGATAAGGCCCCCGGCCCAGAGGAGACCCCATCTCTGGACAAGGCCCCCGGCCCAGAAGAGACCCCGTCTCAGGACAAGGCCCCCGGCCCAGAGGAGACCCCGTCTCAGGACAAGACCCCCGGCCCAGAGGAGACCCCATCTCAGGACAAGGCCCCCAGCCCAGAGGAAACCTTGACTCCAGATAAGGTCACTACTCTAGAGGAAACTCCAGCTCTGGAGGACGACACCCCCAGCCCAGACAGGGTCTTCTCTGTGCACGAAGCCCCAGCCTCAGAAGTCCCACCTGAAGATGGAGCCCCTTATCCAAAGATGGCCCCTCTTGAGGACGAGGCCTCCACCCTAGGCAAGGTCTTGACCCAGGAGCAGGTGCTCTCTGAAGGGGCCTCCACCAGAGACAACACTCAGTTGTATCACTTCTCTTCAGAGGAAGCCCTGCCAAACGCCAGGTCTCTTGAGGCCAGTGAGGCTCAGTCCCAAGAGGAGTTCCACATGCCAGAGGCGCCCTCCCTCTGCGTGGGGAAACATCCCCTGGATAAAAGGGACAGCTCCCCTCTCCAGTGTGAGTCCAAGTCCAAGCCAGGGTCCATGCCTGCCCTTGAGAAGGCCCACCCCCAGGAAGAGGCTGCCATCCTCCTGGGGGAGGCACCTGTGAAGGATGAGACTACCCCCAAAGAGGAGAAGGCTCCCAAAGAAGAGGTACCCCCAGAAGAGGAAGTACCCCCCAAAGAGGTAACCCCTGCTCAGAAGAATTCACATCCTATCATGCTGACTCCAGGGCCCCTAGTGACCTCCACACTCCACTCCTTGGTCCTGCAAAGTCCCACAGACAGCGAAAGTGACAGAGACGACATAAAGAGGCTAAAGGACGAGGTGGAAGCTTTAAGGGGGTCGCTGGAGCTGATGGGGGTGCGGCTGGA AAAGAAGCTGACCGACATCTGGGAGGAGCTGAAGAGCGAAAGGGAGAAACGCCAGTtgctggag GTTCTGGTGAAGCGGAGGACTCAGGAGTCCCGTACCCGGGACTCCATCCACGTGCAGACGCAGACGCAGACGCAGACGCAGACGCAGACGCAGACGCACTAA
- the SH3D21 gene encoding SH3 domain-containing protein 21 isoform X2: MVQSELQLLPGTGGRAEAASGGDCGSDKGGLGNPHKPSVSLDPQRPPKLSSLTYDSPPDYLRTVSHPETYRVLFDYHPEAPDELALRRGDEVKVLRKTTEDKGWWEGESQGRRGVFPDNFVLPPPPIKKLAPRKVVSRESAPIKELKKMMPKTALPTVKKLVTAPTGPSKAKPSWTPSGDGQKRPSRNSSSSGSFLSGGPGHPGRRRSKIQASQQRSAANQGEEQSSLTKAPHVNKTLTLDKAPGPEKTLSLNKAHSPEKTPSLDKARSPEETPSQDKAPGPEETPSLDKAPGPEETPSQDKAPGPEETPSQDKTPGPEETPSQDKAPSPEETLTPDKVTTLEETPALEDDTPSPDRVFSVHEAPASEVPPEDGAPYPKMAPLEDEASTLGKVLTQEQVLSEGASTRDNTQLYHFSSEEALPNARSLEASEAQSQEEFHMPEAPSLCVGKHPLDKRDSSPLQCESKSKPGSMPALEKAHPQEEAAILLGEAPVKDETTPKEEKAPKEEVPPEEEVPPKEVTPAQKNSHPIMLTPGPLVTSTLHSLVLQSPTDSESDRDDIKRLKDEVEALRGSLELMGVRLEKKLTDIWEELKSEREKRQLLEVLVKRRTQESRTRDSIHVQTQTQTQTQTQTQTH, encoded by the exons ATGGTGCAAAGTGAACTTCAGCTACTGCCCGGAACAGGCGGACGAGCTGAAGCTGCAAGCGGGGGAGACTGTGGAAGTGATAAAGGAG GCCTTGGTAACCCACACAAGCCTTCGGTCAGCCTTGATCCCCAGAGACCTCCCAAG CTGAGCAGCCTGACCTATGACAGCCCTCCAGATTACCTGCGGACAG TTTCCCACCCTGAGACATACAGGGTCCTGTTTGACTACCATCCTGAGGCCCCAGACGAGTTGGCGCTTCGGAGGGGGGACGAAGTGAAAGTACTGAGGAAG ACCACAGAGGATAAGGGCTGGTGGGAAGGAGAGTCTCAAGGCAGAAGAGGAGTCTTCCCAGATAACTttgtgctccccccacccccg ATCAAGAAGCTGGCCCCACGGAAAGTGGTATCCCGGGAGTCAG CTCCTATTAAGGAACTCAAAAAGATGATGCCGAAAACAGCCCTCCCTACTGTCAAGAAGCTGGTGACAGCCCCCACTGGGCCCAGCAAAGCCAA GCCATCTTGGACACCCAGCGGAGATGGTCAGAAGCGCCCGTCCCGAAACTCCA GCTCCAGTGGCAGCTTCCTCAGTGGGGGTCCAGGCCACCCTGGCAGAAGGCGATCCAAAATCCAGGCTTCCCAGCAACGCTCTGCAGCCAATCAG GGCGAAGAGCAGAGCAGCCTCACAAAGGCCCCTCATGTGAATAAAACTCTGACTCTGGACAAGGCCCCTGGCCCAGAGAAGACCCTGTCTCTGAACAAGGCCCACAGCCCAGAGAAGACCCCGTCTCTGGACAAGGCCCGCAGCCCAGAGGAGACCCCATCTCAGGATAAGGCCCCCGGCCCAGAGGAGACCCCATCTCTGGACAAGGCCCCCGGCCCAGAAGAGACCCCGTCTCAGGACAAGGCCCCCGGCCCAGAGGAGACCCCGTCTCAGGACAAGACCCCCGGCCCAGAGGAGACCCCATCTCAGGACAAGGCCCCCAGCCCAGAGGAAACCTTGACTCCAGATAAGGTCACTACTCTAGAGGAAACTCCAGCTCTGGAGGACGACACCCCCAGCCCAGACAGGGTCTTCTCTGTGCACGAAGCCCCAGCCTCAGAAGTCCCACCTGAAGATGGAGCCCCTTATCCAAAGATGGCCCCTCTTGAGGACGAGGCCTCCACCCTAGGCAAGGTCTTGACCCAGGAGCAGGTGCTCTCTGAAGGGGCCTCCACCAGAGACAACACTCAGTTGTATCACTTCTCTTCAGAGGAAGCCCTGCCAAACGCCAGGTCTCTTGAGGCCAGTGAGGCTCAGTCCCAAGAGGAGTTCCACATGCCAGAGGCGCCCTCCCTCTGCGTGGGGAAACATCCCCTGGATAAAAGGGACAGCTCCCCTCTCCAGTGTGAGTCCAAGTCCAAGCCAGGGTCCATGCCTGCCCTTGAGAAGGCCCACCCCCAGGAAGAGGCTGCCATCCTCCTGGGGGAGGCACCTGTGAAGGATGAGACTACCCCCAAAGAGGAGAAGGCTCCCAAAGAAGAGGTACCCCCAGAAGAGGAAGTACCCCCCAAAGAGGTAACCCCTGCTCAGAAGAATTCACATCCTATCATGCTGACTCCAGGGCCCCTAGTGACCTCCACACTCCACTCCTTGGTCCTGCAAAGTCCCACAGACAGCGAAAGTGACAGAGACGACATAAAGAGGCTAAAGGACGAGGTGGAAGCTTTAAGGGGGTCGCTGGAGCTGATGGGGGTGCGGCTGGA AAAGAAGCTGACCGACATCTGGGAGGAGCTGAAGAGCGAAAGGGAGAAACGCCAGTtgctggag GTTCTGGTGAAGCGGAGGACTCAGGAGTCCCGTACCCGGGACTCCATCCACGTGCAGACGCAGACGCAGACGCAGACGCAGACGCAGACGCAGACGCACTAA